Proteins found in one Nostoc sp. NIES-3756 genomic segment:
- the rppA gene encoding two-component system response regulator RppA, with the protein MRILLVDDEVELTDPLSRVLTREGYTVESAYEGTKGSEMAKVGNYDLLILDWMLPGKTGLEICQELRHQGKVTPVLFLTAKDTLDDRVQGLDAGADDYLVKPFELRELLARVRALLRRSASQTYEVTPGRLTVADLELDCENQVAYRQGRVIELSQKESQLLQYFMENTGQLLTHAQILQNLWQDSEPPNSNVIAALIRLLRRKIEVGKEQPLIHTVYGKGYRFGISSVE; encoded by the coding sequence ATGAGAATTTTATTAGTTGATGATGAAGTAGAACTTACAGACCCCTTAAGCCGTGTGTTAACTCGTGAAGGTTACACCGTAGAATCAGCTTACGAAGGGACAAAGGGTAGTGAAATGGCAAAGGTAGGTAATTACGACCTACTAATTTTAGATTGGATGTTACCAGGGAAAACAGGCTTAGAAATTTGTCAAGAACTACGCCACCAAGGCAAAGTTACACCAGTTTTATTCCTCACTGCCAAAGATACCCTAGATGACCGCGTACAAGGTTTAGATGCCGGTGCAGACGACTATCTAGTTAAGCCATTTGAACTGCGAGAATTACTAGCCAGAGTCCGGGCTTTATTGCGGCGTTCCGCTTCTCAAACCTACGAAGTGACACCAGGAAGATTAACCGTAGCCGACTTAGAACTTGACTGTGAAAATCAAGTTGCCTACCGCCAAGGACGAGTTATTGAACTATCGCAAAAGGAAAGCCAACTTTTGCAATACTTCATGGAAAACACAGGACAACTCTTAACCCACGCTCAAATTCTGCAAAATCTTTGGCAAGATAGCGAACCACCAAACAGCAACGTTATAGCAGCATTAATTAGGCTACTCCGCCGTAAAATCGAAGTAGGTAAGGAACAGCCTTTAATTCACACAGTCTACGGCAAAGGCTACCGCTTC
- the hisG gene encoding ATP phosphoribosyltransferase, protein MLTVALPKGELLKHSIRLLQSVGLDFSAFLDSGNRQLQITDASGKAKGLLVRGQDVPVYVEYGQAQIGIIGYDTLREKQPQVAHLVDLQFGYCRMSVAVKASSPYKSPQDLPPHSRVASKYVNCAREYFQSLDLPVEIVPLYGSVELGPITGMSEAIVDLVSTGRTLKENGLIEITTLYESTARLIAHPLSYRLDTDNLHQLVEQLRSQIVAAV, encoded by the coding sequence ATGTTAACTGTTGCGTTGCCAAAAGGGGAACTACTCAAACATAGCATCCGCCTACTGCAATCTGTAGGATTGGATTTTAGTGCTTTTTTAGACTCAGGAAATCGTCAACTTCAAATTACTGATGCCAGTGGAAAGGCAAAAGGATTATTAGTCAGAGGGCAAGATGTGCCTGTCTATGTGGAGTATGGACAAGCGCAAATAGGTATTATTGGTTACGATACTCTCCGGGAAAAACAGCCCCAGGTCGCTCATTTAGTTGATTTACAGTTTGGTTATTGTCGGATGTCTGTGGCTGTCAAAGCATCTAGTCCTTATAAATCTCCCCAAGATTTACCCCCTCACAGCCGTGTTGCTTCTAAATATGTCAATTGCGCCCGTGAATATTTCCAAAGTTTAGATTTACCCGTGGAAATAGTTCCTCTTTATGGTTCTGTGGAACTTGGCCCAATTACGGGAATGTCTGAGGCTATTGTTGATTTAGTCTCTACAGGTCGGACTTTAAAAGAGAATGGTTTGATTGAAATTACTACTTTGTATGAAAGTACAGCCCGGTTAATTGCTCATCCCTTGAGTTATCGCTTGGATACAGACAACTTACATCAATTAGTTGAGCAGTTGCGATCGCAAATTGTCGCAGCAGTTTAA
- a CDS encoding GAF domain-containing protein codes for MKSPLTQEQARLAALRQYQILDTEPEEIYDNLAQLAAFICGTSIALVNFIDENRQWFKAKLGIDVPEMPRTVGLSYLCQEKQGVVVIPDTLADDRFIHNPVVTSYPHVRFYAGVPLLTPDGHFLGTLCVIDRKPKQLTQAQIDALEALSRLVISQLELRRNVVDLARVSEQLVNHEQAARVASEASREQIANILESISDAFFAIDQEWRFTYVNGQAAKLLQKSQDELLGRSAWEVFLDTEDSLFYLETRRAIAQKISVKFEEFYPPLNKWFAVHVYPSKEGVSVYFQDITKPRLTAAALRESEERWQLALNGNNDGIWDWNVKTNEVFFSGRWKQMLGYEDHEIINHFDEWSKRVHPDDIDWVMQAIQDHFAKKTPYYVTEHRVLCKDGSYKWILDRGQALWDEAGNVVRMVGSHTDITESKRTEEELKRQNLRSQLFAEITLKIRETLDVDEILQTSVKEVQQLLQADRVMIFQMWADGSGTVVQEAVLPGWPVVLGRKIHDPCFSENYVDKYRQGRVSAIFDIAKADIQDCHRKFLQQFGVKANLVVPILNRDGIWGLLIAHQCSSPRHWNNFELELLQQLANQIGIALAQGQLLELQIKQSQELARSNSELENFAYVASHDLQEPLRMVTSYLQLLERRYKTQLDSNAEQFINYAVDGARRMQTLINDLLNYSRVTTRGQPFVTVDCGVILQRAIANLKIAIEESGAVITHDPLPTIMADPTQLTQVLQNLIVNAIKFRRDAPPKIHIGLVEKSIVHSQQSTVHSQQSIVNSQQEKQNSSPSSPTPPPGSQSPAEGNPPAALSHHSPLPTPQGTWLFSVQDNGIGLEPQYAERIFIIFQRLHSRSKYPGTGIGLAICKKIIERHGGHIWVESEPGQGSTFYFTIPEQLGK; via the coding sequence ATGAAATCTCCTTTAACTCAAGAACAGGCGAGACTAGCTGCTCTACGCCAATATCAAATCTTGGATACTGAACCAGAGGAAATTTACGACAATCTGGCTCAGTTAGCAGCCTTTATTTGTGGTACGTCTATAGCTTTAGTGAATTTCATTGATGAAAATCGCCAATGGTTTAAAGCGAAACTCGGTATAGATGTACCGGAAATGCCGAGAACAGTGGGTTTATCTTATCTATGTCAAGAAAAGCAAGGTGTAGTAGTAATTCCTGATACCTTGGCAGACGATCGCTTTATTCATAACCCAGTCGTTACATCTTATCCTCATGTACGATTTTACGCAGGTGTACCACTGTTAACACCAGATGGGCATTTTTTAGGAACACTGTGTGTAATTGACAGAAAACCAAAACAACTGACTCAAGCCCAAATTGACGCGCTGGAGGCTTTAAGCCGTTTAGTAATTAGCCAGTTGGAACTGAGACGTAATGTAGTTGATTTAGCTCGAGTTAGCGAACAGTTGGTAAATCATGAACAAGCAGCGCGTGTAGCCTCAGAGGCATCAAGGGAGCAAATAGCGAATATTTTAGAAAGTATTTCTGATGCGTTTTTTGCCATAGACCAAGAGTGGCGATTTACTTATGTCAATGGTCAAGCAGCTAAGTTATTACAAAAAAGCCAAGATGAACTATTAGGTAGAAGTGCTTGGGAAGTATTTTTAGATACAGAAGACTCTTTATTCTATCTTGAGACGCGCAGAGCGATCGCCCAAAAAATCAGCGTAAAATTTGAGGAATTTTATCCCCCGCTTAACAAATGGTTTGCCGTTCATGTGTATCCCAGTAAAGAGGGTGTGTCTGTTTATTTTCAAGACATTACCAAACCTCGCCTTACAGCCGCCGCACTGCGCGAGAGTGAAGAACGTTGGCAGTTGGCTTTAAATGGTAACAATGATGGTATTTGGGATTGGAACGTTAAAACAAATGAAGTCTTCTTCTCTGGACGTTGGAAACAAATGTTGGGGTATGAAGACCACGAAATTATCAACCACTTTGATGAATGGTCAAAGCGAGTGCATCCTGATGATATTGATTGGGTAATGCAAGCAATTCAAGACCATTTCGCCAAGAAAACGCCATATTACGTAACCGAGCATCGTGTATTGTGTAAAGACGGTAGTTATAAATGGATTTTGGATCGAGGTCAAGCGCTGTGGGATGAAGCAGGTAATGTGGTGCGCATGGTAGGTTCCCACACCGATATTACTGAAAGCAAACGCACAGAAGAAGAATTAAAAAGACAAAATTTGCGATCGCAATTATTTGCGGAAATCACCCTCAAAATCCGCGAAACCCTGGATGTAGATGAAATTCTGCAAACATCGGTTAAGGAAGTGCAGCAACTGTTGCAAGCTGACCGAGTAATGATTTTCCAGATGTGGGCTGATGGTTCGGGAACAGTGGTACAAGAAGCTGTTCTTCCGGGCTGGCCAGTAGTTTTAGGACGAAAGATTCATGATCCTTGTTTTAGCGAAAATTACGTAGATAAATACCGTCAAGGTAGAGTCAGCGCCATCTTTGATATTGCCAAGGCAGATATTCAAGACTGTCATCGCAAGTTTTTACAACAATTCGGGGTGAAAGCTAACCTCGTAGTTCCCATTCTCAACCGTGATGGTATTTGGGGCTTACTCATTGCCCATCAATGTTCTTCTCCTCGCCATTGGAATAATTTTGAGTTGGAATTATTACAACAACTAGCAAACCAAATTGGTATCGCTTTAGCCCAAGGGCAATTATTGGAATTACAAATCAAACAAAGTCAGGAACTAGCTCGTTCTAACAGTGAACTAGAAAACTTTGCCTATGTAGCCTCCCATGATTTGCAAGAACCCTTGCGGATGGTGACTAGTTATCTGCAATTATTAGAGAGGAGGTATAAAACTCAACTAGACAGTAACGCCGAACAGTTCATTAATTATGCCGTCGATGGTGCAAGACGGATGCAGACCTTAATTAATGACTTACTCAATTATTCACGAGTAACTACCCGTGGACAACCATTTGTCACTGTTGACTGTGGTGTAATTTTACAACGAGCGATCGCCAACCTCAAAATTGCCATCGAAGAATCTGGTGCAGTCATCACCCACGACCCCCTACCTACAATCATGGCAGACCCCACCCAACTCACCCAAGTCTTGCAAAACCTCATCGTCAACGCTATTAAATTCCGCCGAGATGCACCACCGAAAATTCACATTGGCTTAGTTGAGAAGTCAATAGTCCATAGTCAACAGTCAACAGTCCATAGTCAACAGTCCATAGTCAACAGTCAACAGGAAAAACAAAACTCCTCTCCCTCATCTCCCACTCCCCCTCCGGGTTCGCAGTCGCCTGCGGAGGGAAACCCTCCCGCAGCGCTGTCTCACCACTCCCCACTCCCCACTCCCCAAGGAACATGGCTATTCTCAGTCCAAGACAATGGCATCGGTCTAGAACCCCAGTATGCCGAGCGTATTTTTATAATTTTTCAACGTCTGCATAGTAGAAGTAAATACCCAGGTACAGGTATTGGTTTAGCAATTTGTAAGAAAATAATAGAACGCCACGGTGGTCATATCTGGGTGGAGTCGGAACCGGGTCAAGGCTCGACTTTCTACTTCACAATTCCGGAACAACTAGGAAAATAG
- a CDS encoding response regulator → MPIEVLLVEDNPGDAELTRIALEDSKISINLNVVEDGVEAMAFLRKQDKYTHVPHPDIVLLDLNLPRKDGREVLAEIKTDSYLKRIPVVVLTTSQAEEDILKAYNLAANCYITKPVDFDQFVRIVQSIENFWFAIVKLPPE, encoded by the coding sequence ATGCCAATTGAGGTTTTGTTAGTAGAAGATAACCCAGGAGATGCCGAACTTACACGTATTGCTTTGGAAGATAGCAAAATCTCAATTAATCTTAATGTAGTTGAAGATGGGGTAGAGGCAATGGCGTTTCTGCGTAAGCAGGATAAATATACCCATGTGCCGCACCCAGATATCGTACTACTCGATTTGAACTTGCCACGAAAAGATGGGCGGGAAGTATTAGCGGAAATTAAAACAGATAGTTATCTCAAACGTATTCCTGTAGTTGTATTGACAACTTCTCAAGCGGAAGAAGATATTCTCAAAGCTTACAACTTAGCAGCTAATTGTTATATAACTAAGCCAGTTGACTTTGATCAATTCGTTAGAATTGTACAATCCATAGAAAACTTTTGGTTTGCGATCGTCAAGCTGCCACCGGAGTAA
- a CDS encoding hybrid sensor histidine kinase/response regulator, whose protein sequence is MADEIIKVLLVEDNPGDAFLIQELIKDVNTAKVELEAVEQLSDALKILAGDRYAGIRPRFDVMLLDLSLPDSQGLDTFVRANRETKAIPIIVLTGMDDENLALRAMQEGAQDYLVKGQVTGDLLVRSMRYAIERQRVEEALRHSEERFRVALKNSPIFVFNQDTDLRYTWIYNPITGWTMEEMLGKQDSEIMTEQDARCLTAIKYNVLTTGLGTRQEVSINTPRGTRYYDLTVEPLRNESQEIVGITCACIDISDRKLAEAKIREQAALLDITTDAICVRDLENKILFWNQGAENIYGWQANEAIGKDASELLFREPSPEIEAALLHVISQGNWQGELNKVTKAGKDVVVASRWSLVCDEQGRPKSILSVDTDITQKKHLEAQLFRTQRLESIGTLASGIAHDLNNILTPILAGAQLLPLKFPDADERTQHLLEILEINAKRGADLVKQVLSFARGVEGKRITLQLKHLIVEVVKILKETFPKSIEVYTDIPNNLWMVSGDSTQFHQVLMNLCVNARDAMPDGGRLTISAENLLIDENYARMNLEAKQGSYIIVTVSDTGVGIPEENLDRIFEPFFTTKAIGQGTGLGLSTVLGIVKSHGGFINVNSEPGRGTSFKVYLPAVADSEIPSSDNFLPPAGHGELILIVDDEPSIQEITKTSLESYQYQALIAGDGVEAIALYAKNADKISAVLMNIMLPVLDGLTTIRTLKKINPQVRIIATSGLISKAKLNEIVNTGANSFLAKPYTVNELLLALHEVMI, encoded by the coding sequence ATGGCAGATGAAATTATTAAGGTCTTATTGGTAGAAGATAATCCTGGTGATGCTTTTTTAATTCAAGAGTTAATCAAAGACGTTAATACAGCCAAGGTAGAGTTAGAAGCGGTTGAACAATTATCAGACGCACTGAAAATTTTAGCAGGCGATCGCTATGCTGGAATCAGACCGCGCTTTGATGTCATGCTACTAGACCTATCATTACCTGATAGTCAAGGTTTAGACACCTTTGTCAGAGCCAACCGTGAGACTAAGGCAATTCCCATCATCGTCTTAACGGGGATGGATGATGAAAACTTAGCACTCAGAGCTATGCAGGAGGGAGCGCAGGATTATTTAGTCAAGGGACAGGTAACAGGTGACTTATTAGTTCGTTCTATGCGTTACGCCATAGAACGCCAACGAGTAGAGGAAGCATTACGTCATAGTGAAGAACGATTTCGGGTAGCGTTGAAAAACTCCCCCATTTTCGTGTTCAACCAAGACACAGACTTACGTTATACCTGGATTTATAACCCTATTACTGGGTGGACAATGGAGGAAATGTTGGGTAAACAAGACTCTGAAATTATGACAGAGCAAGATGCCCGATGCCTCACAGCTATTAAATATAATGTACTCACCACTGGCTTAGGTACTCGTCAGGAAGTATCTATAAACACTCCTCGGGGTACAAGATATTACGATTTAACTGTCGAGCCATTGCGAAATGAATCTCAAGAAATTGTGGGTATAACTTGTGCCTGTATTGATATTAGCGATCGTAAACTAGCAGAAGCCAAAATCCGCGAACAAGCTGCCTTACTCGACATCACCACAGATGCGATATGTGTGCGTGATTTAGAAAATAAGATTTTATTTTGGAACCAAGGCGCAGAAAATATCTACGGTTGGCAAGCTAATGAAGCTATAGGTAAAGATGCTAGTGAACTTTTGTTTCGTGAACCCTCTCCAGAAATTGAAGCTGCTTTATTACATGTTATTTCGCAAGGTAACTGGCAAGGTGAATTAAACAAAGTTACCAAAGCTGGTAAAGATGTAGTAGTGGCTAGTCGCTGGAGTTTAGTCTGTGATGAACAAGGAAGACCAAAATCAATCCTGTCTGTAGACACAGATATTACTCAGAAAAAACATTTAGAGGCTCAATTATTTCGTACTCAACGCCTAGAAAGTATCGGTACTCTTGCTAGTGGTATTGCTCATGACCTCAACAATATCCTCACACCAATTTTAGCAGGAGCGCAATTACTACCCCTGAAATTTCCCGACGCAGATGAACGCACTCAGCATTTGTTAGAAATTTTAGAAATCAATGCTAAACGTGGTGCTGATTTAGTTAAACAAGTGCTATCTTTTGCCAGAGGTGTAGAAGGGAAACGCATCACTTTACAACTCAAACATTTAATTGTCGAAGTTGTCAAAATTTTAAAAGAGACATTTCCCAAATCTATTGAGGTTTACACAGATATACCCAATAATTTATGGATGGTTTCTGGAGATAGTACCCAATTTCATCAGGTATTGATGAACCTCTGTGTCAATGCTCGTGATGCTATGCCTGACGGTGGTAGATTAACAATATCTGCGGAAAATCTCTTAATTGATGAGAACTACGCACGCATGAACTTGGAAGCTAAACAAGGTTCCTATATCATAGTGACGGTATCAGATACAGGCGTGGGCATTCCTGAAGAAAACTTAGATAGAATTTTTGAGCCATTCTTTACCACCAAAGCCATAGGACAAGGTACAGGCTTAGGACTTTCCACTGTTTTAGGTATAGTCAAAAGCCACGGCGGTTTTATTAACGTCAATAGTGAGCCAGGAAGGGGTACTAGTTTTAAAGTTTACTTACCAGCCGTCGCAGATTCAGAAATACCAAGTAGTGATAATTTCTTACCACCTGCGGGTCATGGTGAATTAATTTTAATTGTTGATGATGAACCTTCAATACAGGAGATTACCAAAACATCCTTAGAAAGCTATCAATATCAAGCGTTAATTGCTGGTGATGGGGTGGAAGCGATCGCACTCTACGCCAAAAATGCTGATAAAATTAGTGCGGTACTGATGAATATCATGTTACCCGTCTTAGATGGGCTAACCACTATTCGCACCTTAAAGAAAATTAACCCCCAAGTCAGAATTATTGCCACCAGTGGACTGATTTCTAAAGCCAAGCTCAACGAAATAGTCAATACTGGCGCTAACTCATTTCTAGCCAAACCCTACACTGTAAATGAATTATTGTTGGCATTGCATGAAGTAATGATATGA
- a CDS encoding dienelactone hydrolase family protein, with product MQITKRNVELRVDDSLMRVYVASPKPAGVYPGIVFYSDIYQLGGPIIRLANYLAGFGYVVAAPEIFHRLEPIGQVIEPDDLGRMRGNDDARRTTIAEYDADCRAIIDFLKADISVAPNKIGTVGFCIGGHLAFRTAFADEVKAAVCCYPTGIPSGKLGKGVADTIHRVKEIKGEILLILGTLDPHIPESDRQTLIKAIADVGVPHKVVLYEAEHTFMRDDGYRYDAVAATSAWQEIVEFLGRVF from the coding sequence GTGCAAATCACAAAGCGCAATGTGGAGTTGAGGGTAGACGATAGCTTAATGCGTGTGTATGTCGCCTCTCCTAAACCAGCCGGAGTTTACCCAGGCATAGTATTCTACAGCGATATTTATCAGTTAGGTGGGCCGATAATTCGGTTAGCTAACTATTTAGCAGGATTTGGTTATGTAGTAGCAGCACCAGAGATTTTTCATCGCCTGGAGCCAATTGGACAAGTCATTGAACCGGATGATTTGGGAAGAATGCGGGGTAATGATGATGCGCGACGGACTACGATCGCAGAATATGATGCAGATTGTCGTGCTATCATTGATTTCCTCAAGGCAGATATCTCAGTTGCACCTAATAAAATCGGGACGGTTGGCTTTTGCATTGGTGGACACTTGGCTTTTCGCACCGCCTTTGCAGATGAAGTTAAAGCTGCTGTCTGTTGCTACCCTACAGGAATACCCAGTGGGAAATTAGGTAAGGGGGTAGCTGATACTATCCATAGAGTTAAGGAAATTAAGGGCGAAATTCTGCTGATACTGGGGACACTTGATCCACATATACCAGAAAGCGATCGCCAAACCTTAATCAAAGCCATTGCAGATGTTGGCGTACCTCACAAAGTAGTTCTCTACGAAGCCGAACATACTTTCATGCGCGATGATGGTTATCGTTACGATGCTGTTGCAGCTACCTCTGCGTGGCAGGAAATAGTGGAGTTTTTAGGACGAGTATTCTAA
- a CDS encoding HD domain-containing protein — MTKLTDKFESALIYATRLHARQIRKISGVPYIAHLLSVAALVLEAGGTEEEAIAALLHDSIEDQGGKSTREEVRQLFGEAVVAIIDGCTECDTEPKPPWMERKQRYLANLRHASPSVRRVSLADKLHNARSLLSDYQLRGSSIWSEFKAGREGTLWFYRELQQIYNETGSDWMTEEFTRVVQELEQK, encoded by the coding sequence ATGACAAAATTAACTGATAAATTTGAGTCGGCTTTAATCTATGCAACTCGTCTTCATGCTAGGCAAATTCGGAAGATTAGTGGGGTTCCTTATATAGCGCATTTGTTGAGTGTGGCAGCGTTGGTACTGGAGGCTGGTGGGACAGAGGAGGAAGCGATCGCTGCCTTATTACACGATAGTATTGAAGACCAAGGGGGTAAATCTACTCGTGAGGAGGTACGGCAACTTTTTGGCGAGGCGGTAGTAGCTATAATTGATGGTTGCACAGAATGTGATACTGAACCGAAACCACCTTGGATGGAACGCAAGCAAAGATATTTAGCTAACCTACGTCATGCCTCACCCTCTGTCCGACGGGTATCTCTAGCCGATAAGTTACACAATGCACGCTCTTTACTCAGCGACTATCAACTACGGGGTAGTAGTATCTGGAGTGAGTTTAAAGCTGGTAGGGAAGGTACTTTGTGGTTTTATAGAGAGTTACAGCAGATATATAACGAAACTGGTTCAGATTGGATGACAGAGGAGTTTACAAGAGTTGTCCAAGAACTCGAACAAAAATAA
- the leuB gene encoding 3-isopropylmalate dehydrogenase, whose translation MTQNYRITLLPGDGIGPEIMAVAVDVLKVVGQQFDIGFDFQEALIGGAAIDATGEPLPAATLEACRNSDAVLLAAIGGYKWDSLPSHQRPEAGLLGLRAGLSLFANLRPAQILPQLIDASTLKREVVEGVDIMVVRELTGGIYFGKPKGIFETETGEKRGVNTMVYSESEIDRIGRVAFETARKRRGKLCSVDKANVLEVSQLWRDHITKLSQEYPDVELSHLYVDNAAMQLVRAPKQFDTIVTGNLFGDILSDAAAMLTGSIGMLPSASLGASGPGVFEPVHGSAPDIAGQDKANPLAQVLSAAMMLRYALDQPKAADKIEQAVLQVLEQGDRTGDIMSVGMNLLGCQAMGDSLITALEKE comes from the coding sequence ATGACTCAGAACTACCGAATTACCCTACTTCCTGGCGATGGTATTGGCCCTGAAATTATGGCAGTGGCGGTAGATGTGCTGAAAGTCGTAGGGCAGCAATTCGATATAGGGTTTGATTTTCAAGAAGCTTTAATAGGCGGTGCTGCAATTGATGCTACTGGCGAACCTCTACCAGCTGCTACTCTAGAAGCTTGCCGCAACAGTGATGCTGTATTACTCGCCGCTATTGGTGGTTATAAGTGGGATAGTTTACCCTCGCATCAACGCCCAGAAGCAGGCTTATTAGGGTTACGTGCTGGCTTAAGCTTATTTGCCAACTTACGCCCAGCCCAAATTTTACCCCAGTTGATCGACGCTTCTACCTTGAAACGGGAAGTTGTGGAAGGGGTAGATATTATGGTGGTGCGTGAACTCACCGGGGGAATTTACTTTGGCAAACCCAAGGGAATTTTTGAAACTGAGACGGGTGAGAAACGCGGTGTCAATACGATGGTTTATAGTGAATCAGAAATTGACAGAATTGGCAGGGTAGCTTTTGAAACGGCGCGGAAACGTCGGGGTAAGCTTTGCTCCGTGGATAAAGCCAATGTATTAGAAGTATCTCAATTATGGCGCGATCACATCACCAAACTTTCCCAAGAATACCCCGATGTGGAACTCTCCCATTTATATGTAGATAATGCAGCTATGCAGTTAGTACGTGCGCCCAAGCAATTCGATACCATCGTCACAGGTAACTTATTCGGTGATATTCTTTCCGATGCTGCGGCTATGCTCACAGGTAGTATTGGCATGTTACCCTCTGCTAGTTTAGGCGCATCCGGGCCGGGAGTATTTGAACCAGTTCACGGTTCCGCCCCAGATATTGCAGGACAAGACAAAGCCAACCCCCTCGCCCAAGTGTTGAGTGCGGCGATGATGTTACGCTATGCCTTAGACCAACCCAAAGCAGCAGACAAAATCGAACAAGCCGTATTACAAGTTTTAGAGCAAGGCGATCGCACAGGCGATATAATGTCAGTGGGTATGAATCTTTTAGGTTGCCAGGCAATGGGTGACTCGCTTATAACTGCCTTAGAAAAAGAATAA
- a CDS encoding prepilin peptidase: protein MDTLIVTLASMLVFALGASIGSFINVVVYRLPAGLSILWPPSRCPHCLNQLKAYDNVPVFGWIWLKGRCRYCKSQISPRYPVVEAITGLIFLLIFFIFNVSIITIGYWTFCSWLLALSLIDLDTMTLPSPLTKSGLVLGLVYQTIVGYVNEASVSGIARHLMMGIVGAVLGLWLFDAIALLGIFLQKEAMGAGDAKLAAMMGAWLGWRYLLLAGFIACSVGALVGISAILLSKRKWGQKIPFGPFLALGAFITIFGGKPILSAYLGLFF from the coding sequence ATGGATACTTTGATAGTTACCCTGGCGAGTATGCTTGTTTTCGCCTTGGGTGCGTCTATTGGCAGCTTTATTAATGTGGTAGTTTATAGATTGCCGGCTGGTTTATCAATCTTGTGGCCGCCTTCTCGTTGTCCCCATTGTTTAAACCAACTCAAAGCCTATGATAATGTGCCGGTTTTCGGTTGGATATGGTTAAAGGGACGATGCCGTTATTGTAAAAGTCAGATTTCTCCACGTTACCCTGTCGTGGAAGCCATAACAGGGCTAATTTTCCTCCTGATATTTTTCATATTTAATGTTTCAATTATTACCATAGGTTATTGGACATTTTGTAGCTGGCTATTAGCATTATCCCTGATTGACCTAGATACTATGACCCTACCTAGTCCCTTAACTAAGTCGGGGTTGGTATTAGGGTTGGTTTATCAAACAATCGTGGGATATGTCAACGAAGCTAGCGTGTCAGGAATAGCCAGACATCTGATGATGGGGATAGTTGGGGCAGTATTAGGTTTATGGTTATTTGATGCGATCGCTCTTTTAGGTATTTTCCTACAAAAAGAAGCAATGGGTGCAGGAGATGCCAAACTTGCCGCCATGATGGGTGCTTGGTTAGGTTGGCGCTACTTGCTCCTGGCTGGCTTTATAGCCTGTTCCGTAGGCGCATTAGTAGGTATTAGCGCTATTTTGCTGTCAAAACGCAAATGGGGGCAAAAAATCCCCTTCGGCCCATTCCTAGCCTTAGGAGCCTTTATAACTATATTTGGCGGCAAACCAATTCTATCTGCTTATTTGGGCTTATTTTTTTAG